A section of the Oncorhynchus keta strain PuntledgeMale-10-30-2019 chromosome 15, Oket_V2, whole genome shotgun sequence genome encodes:
- the LOC118395058 gene encoding leucine-rich repeat and immunoglobulin-like domain-containing nogo receptor-interacting protein 3: protein MTSRAMIGSPGPSVWSLMPWRWVSLWGPALLLVTIISLLPGSCQACPPRCECSAQIRSVSCQRRRLTGIPEGIPTETRLLDLSRNRLRWVEMGDLAPYPHLEEVDLSENLIATLEPNAFSNLQSLRVLQLRGNQLKLVPMGAFAKLGNLTTLDLSENKMVILLDYTFQDLRSLRHLEVGDNDLVYISHKAFSGLLGLEDLTIEHCNLTSISGQTLSYLRSLVTLRLRHLSIAALEDHNFRKLNNLRGLEIDNWPYLEYISPLSFQGLDLSWLSITNSNITSVPSSSFRNLIHLTHLNLSFNPITTLEPWAFRELLRLKELIMVNTGLATVEPHSLGGLRQIRVLNFSSNELQTLEEGSFHSVNSLETLRVDGNPLLCDCRLLWILQRRKTLNFDGRVPVCAGPEEVQGYSLSTFTDSALFDHFTCQKPKIRNRKLQQVTAREGQPVSFLCSAVGEPAPNIMWISPQRRIITAKSNGRITVLPGGTLEIRYAQVTDSGTYMCIASNAGGNDTYFAMLTVRGAPLDAASAFFANRSLYGGEFFNDTNLNSTRVFLKFTLDLTTILVSTAMGCITFLGVVLFCFLLLFAWSRGRGQRKNNFTVETPFRKAEGPAATGSAGGARKFNMKMI from the exons ATGACCAGCAGGGCCATGATTGGCTCCCCGGGCCCCAGTGTGTGGTCCCTGATGCCATGGCGGTGGGTGAGTCTCTGGGGGCCGGCCCTGCTGCTGGTTACCATTATATCCCTGCTGCCAGGTAGTTGCCAGGCGTGCCCCCCGCGGTGCGAGTGCTCGGCCCAGATCCGGTCAGTCTCGTGCCAACGGCGGCGCCTCACCGGCATCCCAGAGGGCATCCCTACAGAAACCCGCCTCCTGGACCTCAGCCGGAACCGGCTCCGCTGGGTGGAAATGGGCGACCTGGCACCGTACCCGCACCTTGAAGAAGTGGACTTGAGTGAGAATCTCATTGCCACGCTGGAGCCCAATGCGTTCTCCAATCTGCAGAGCCTGCGGGTTTTACAGTTGAGGGGGAACCAGCTGAAGTTGGTACCCATGGGGGCCTTCGCCAAGCTGGGAAACCTGACCACGCTGGATCTGAGTGAGAACAAGATGGTGATTCTGTTGGACTACACCTTCCAGGACCTGAGGAGTCtgagacacctggaggtgggaGACAACGACCTGGTCTACATTTCTCATAAG GCCTTTTCTGGTCTTTTGGGGCTGGAGGACCTGACTATCGAGCACTGCAACCTGACGTCCATCTCTGGCCAGACACTGTCCTACCTACGCAGCCTGGTCACTCTGCGATTAAGGCACCTCAGCATTGCCGCCCTAGAAGACCACAACTTCCGCAAGCTTAACAACCTGCGGGGGCTGGAGATCGATAACTGGCCCTATCTGGAGTACATCTCCCCGCTCAGCTTCCAGGGTCTAGACCTGTCCTGGTTGTCCATCACTAACAGCAACATCACCTCCGTCCCCTCGTCCTCCTTCAGGAACCTGATCCACCTCACTCACCTAAACCTGTCTTTCAACCCCATCACCACTCTGGAGCCCTGGGCTTTCAGGGAGCTGCTGAGGCTCAAGGAGCTGATCATGGTGAACACGGGCCTAGCTACGGTGGAGCCCCACTCCCTGGGCGGCCTCAGACAGATCCGGGTCCTCAACTTCTCCTCCAACGAACTCCAGACCCTGGAGGAGGGATCGTTCCACTCTGTAAACAGCCTGGAGACGCTGCGGGTGGACGGGAACCCGCTGCTGTGTGACTGCCGTCTGTTGTGGATCCTGCAGAGACGCAAGACCCTCAACTTTGACGGCAGGGTGCCCGTGTGCGCTGGGCCGGAGGAGGTGCAGGGGTATAGCCTTAGCACCTTCACCGACTCAGCGCTCTTCGATCACTTCACATGCCAGAAGCCCAAGATACGGAACCGCAAGCTTCAACAG GTGACGGCTCGTGAGGGCCAGCCAGTGAGTTTCCTCTGCAGTGCCGTGGGAGAGCCCGCCCCCAACATCATGTGGATCTCCCCTCAGCGCCGAATAATCACAGCCAAGAGCAATGGCCGCATCACTGTCCTCCCAGGAGGGACGCTAGAGATCCGCTATGCCCAGGTCACCGACAGTGGCACCTACATGTGCATCGCCAGCAACGCCGGCGGCAACGACACCTACTTTGCCATGCTCACCGTCCGGGGCGCACCGCTGGATGCCGCATCGGCTTTCTTCGCCAACCGCTCGCTGTACGGTGGCGAGTTCTTCAACGACACAAACCTGAACAGCACGCGCGTCTTCCTCAAGTTCACCCTGGACCTGACCACCATCCTTGTCTCCACGGCTATGGGCTGCATCACCTTCCTAGGCGTGGTGCTCTTCTGTTTCCTGTTGTTGTTCGCATGGAGCAGGGGGCGGGGCCAGCGCAAGAATAACTTCACAGTGGAGACCCCTTTCCGGAAGGCTGAGGGGCCTGCGGCCACGGGTAGTGCCGGAGGAGCCCGGAAATTCAACATGAAGATGATATGA